A region from the Drosophila ananassae strain 14024-0371.13 chromosome 2L, ASM1763931v2, whole genome shotgun sequence genome encodes:
- the LOC6501680 gene encoding pair-rule protein odd-paired yields MMMNAFIEPAQHHLASYGLRMSPNTTSSATSSQQQQQQQQLDMTAQQQQQQQQQQQQQQQQQQLEGSADSAAATAAAYQNSGYGHFNSYASRDFLLGRRDTDYGVTGSAGQASSAADSMLFSSFPAQAAAAELSSGFGQHPFHSHHHAAAAAHHHQHQMRMGMADAYAGHPYNHHSNFPSAAVHHPAVHHPAHHAMSAMHPAGPGAFLRYMRHQPASSASSIKQEMQCLWIDPDQPGLVQAGGRKTCNKVFHSMHEIVTHLTVEHVGGPECTTHACFWIGCSRNGRPFKAKYKLVNHIRVHTGEKPFACPHPGCGKVFARSENLKIHKRTHTGEKPFKCEHEGCDRRFANSSDRKKHSHVHTSDKPYNCRINGCDKSYTHPSSLRKHMKVHGNIDEKSPELGYDSEGEESSSSSIITGGAQTPPSTRLDGSAGSSSGVSSLSGGSGIKSSPHSIKSEPNPMHSVHLGASSSGSSSTTSSSASHLLQQQQQQQQQQQQQQHQQQQQQQQSQQLVSHQSDSKSSPALQLMAASASAYLPPPLGPPPSHHHHPHHHHHQAAAVAAAASPGAAAASASMLHHNHHLLYHPAAQHHPPSDWYHTAAPSGTADAMNPLNHFGHHHHHHHLMHPGAATAY; encoded by the exons ATGATGATGAACGCCTTCATTGAGCCGGCCCAGCACCATCTGGCCAGCTACGGGCTCCGCATGTCGCCCAACACCACCTCCAGCGCCACCAGCTcccagcaacaacagcagcagcagcaactcgACATGACCgcccaacagcagcagcaacaacagcaacaacagcagcaacaacaacagcagcagcaactggaGGGCAGTGCGGACTCTGCGGCAGCCACGGCAGCCGCTTATCAAAATTCCGGATATGGGCACTTCAACAGCTATGCCTCCCGGGACTTTCTGCTGGGCAGGCGGGATACCGACTACGGAGTAACCGGCAGTGCCGGGCAGGCCTCCTCAGCGGCAGATTCCATGCTGTTCTCCAGCTTTCCCGCCCAGGCGGCGGCCGCGGAGCTGAGCTCCGGCTTCGGGCAGCACCCGTTCCACAGCCATCATCATGCGGCGGCAGCTGCCCACCATCACCAGCACCAGATGCGGATGGGCATGGCGGACGCCTACGCCGGCCATCCGTACAATCATCATAGCAACTTTCCGTCGGCGGCCGTCCACCATCCGGCTGTCCATCATCCAGCCCACCATGCCATGTCCGCCATGCATCCGGCCGGACCCGGAGCCTTTCTGCGCTATATGCGTCACCAGCCGGCATCATCCGCCTCCAGTATCAAGCAGGAGATGCAGTGCCTCTGGATAGATCCCGACCAGCCCGGCCTGGTGCAGGCTGGCGGGCGGAAGACCTGCAACAAGGTGTTCCACTCCATGCACGAGATCGTCACCCATCTGACGGTGGAGCATGTCGGTGGGCCGGAGTGCACCACCCACGCCTGCTTCTGGATCGGATGTTCGCGCAACGGCCGTCCCTTCAAGGCCAAGTACAAGCTGGTCAACCACATCCGCGTCCACACCGGCGAGAAGCCGTTCGCCTGCCCGCATCCTGGCTGCGGCAAGGTGTTTGCCCGCAGTGAGAATCTCAAGATTCACAAGCGAACCCACACCG GCGAGAAACCGTTCAAGTGCGAGCACGAGGGCTGCGATCGGCGATTCGCCAACTCCTCGGACCGAAAGAAGCACTCCCATGTGCACACGTCGGACAAACCCTACAATTGTCGGATTAATGGCTGTGATAAGTCCTACACACACCCCTCCTCTCTGCGCAAGCACATGAAG GTGCATGGCAACATTGACGAAAAGAGTCCAGAACTCGGCTATGACAGCGAGGGCGAGGAGAGCTCCAGCTCGAGCATAATCACTGGCGGGGCCCAGACACCGCCCTCCACCCGACTGGACGGTAGCGCCGGCAGCAGCAGTGGCGTCAGCAGCCTgagcggcggcagcggcatcAAGTCCTCGCCCCACTCCATCAAATCAGAACCGAATCCCATGCACAGTGTCCACCTGGGAGCctcgagcagcggcagcagcagcaccaccagcagtAGTGCCTCCCACCtgttgcagcaacagcagcagcagcagcagcaacaacaacagcagcaacatcagcagcagcaacaacagcagcagtcaCAGCAATTGGTGTCCCATCAAAGTGACTCCAAGTCGTCGCCAGCTCTGCAACTGATGGCCGCTTCCGCCTCCGCCTATCTACCCCCGCCCCTGGGACCGCCACCatcgcaccaccaccacccccaccaTCATCACCATcaggcagcggcagtggcTGCGGCAGCTTCACCAGGAGCAGCGGCCGCCTCCGCTTCGATGCTGCACCACAACCACCACTTGCTGTACCACCCGGCTGCCCAGCACCACCCTCCCAGCGACTGGTACCATACAGCGGCTCCCAGTGGCACCGCCGACGCGATGAACCCGCTGAACCACTTCggacaccaccaccatcatcaCCATCTGATGCATCCTGGCGCGGCGACGGCGTATTGA